One window from the genome of Amycolatopsis sp. NBC_01480 encodes:
- a CDS encoding tetratricopeptide repeat protein → MREDHGMADFGTELRRRRMSAGISLTAFAAAVHFTKGYLSKVETGKARVNRELAKACDRALDAHGELLAVFADRAVARRSAGGIVGLPDGGRLFVGREAELAELAARLRDPGNGRAGVVHGMAGSGKTALAVAAARAALPAFPDGCLFFDFHGHTPGAEALSAVEGLRRLVSLLGIAPAQVPSDEDGLANLVRDQLRERRLLLVLDNVRTADQVRAVIPGDTASRVLVTSRGRLPALDDAWHFPVDVLPRRDAVALLRSIAGDRDAGDDAVAGEIADYCGRLPLAVRIAAARFVAGGWTAARLRDRLAGEDTRLGALDDGERSVATAFAVSCAALPEDQRRLFGLLALHPAAAAEGTSVEALAGLGAGETDRLLDRLHDAHLVVRDEDGYVEVHDLMRTFALRRVLPEIAEADRQAAVSRLLEHVVGTVFAADELTEPHRFRPATGAARPSRLPFADADGALAWLGAQWPVLADVVALAADHGLGRRCWQLAFMLRGFFFREKLFEPWIRTHRRALEAADGPGAQGLILNNLGMAYVESGDAAEAIRCHRLAQERFAEAHDERGLVDALSSLAWARLYAGEPEPALADLRQVLEVYRRTGRTRNVVIALRGIAYASSELGRHDEAVASAGEANDLAQLPVDQAMSANCLAWMCFRAGQTDAAERGYTAAAEIADQAGSDYERARALLGRGNVAARRGDREAADRWWAEAAAYRVKLDPAVLGEARIRLESRV, encoded by the coding sequence ATGCGGGAGGATCACGGTATGGCTGACTTTGGCACAGAATTGAGGCGCCGTCGTATGTCGGCTGGAATTTCACTCACCGCTTTCGCGGCCGCTGTTCATTTCACCAAGGGCTATCTGAGCAAGGTGGAGACGGGCAAGGCGCGCGTCAATCGGGAATTGGCCAAGGCCTGCGATCGCGCGCTTGACGCCCACGGCGAGCTGCTCGCGGTGTTCGCCGACCGCGCGGTCGCGCGCCGTAGCGCCGGCGGCATCGTCGGGCTGCCGGACGGTGGCCGGCTCTTCGTCGGCCGCGAGGCCGAGCTGGCGGAGCTGGCCGCGCGGCTGCGCGACCCGGGGAACGGGCGGGCCGGCGTGGTGCACGGCATGGCGGGCTCGGGCAAGACCGCGCTGGCCGTCGCCGCCGCGCGCGCCGCACTGCCTGCGTTCCCCGACGGCTGCCTTTTCTTCGATTTCCACGGCCACACCCCCGGAGCCGAAGCGCTTTCCGCAGTCGAAGGCCTGCGACGGCTGGTGAGTCTGCTCGGCATCGCGCCAGCACAGGTGCCCTCGGACGAGGACGGCCTGGCGAACCTGGTGCGCGACCAATTGCGCGAACGCCGGCTCCTGCTGGTGCTCGACAACGTCCGGACCGCGGACCAGGTGCGCGCCGTGATCCCCGGCGACACCGCCTCGCGCGTGCTCGTGACCAGCCGCGGAAGGCTCCCCGCGCTCGACGACGCCTGGCACTTCCCCGTCGACGTGCTGCCACGGCGCGACGCGGTCGCCCTGCTGCGCTCCATCGCCGGCGACCGGGACGCCGGTGACGACGCCGTCGCGGGCGAGATCGCCGACTACTGCGGCCGGCTCCCGCTCGCCGTCCGCATCGCCGCCGCGCGGTTCGTGGCGGGCGGCTGGACCGCGGCCCGGCTGCGCGACCGGCTGGCCGGCGAGGACACCCGGCTCGGCGCGCTGGACGACGGGGAACGCAGCGTCGCCACGGCCTTCGCCGTTTCCTGCGCGGCCCTGCCCGAGGATCAGCGGCGGCTGTTCGGGCTGCTCGCGCTGCACCCGGCCGCCGCCGCGGAGGGCACGTCCGTCGAGGCGCTGGCCGGGCTCGGCGCCGGCGAGACGGACCGGCTGCTCGACCGGCTCCACGACGCGCACCTGGTGGTCCGCGATGAGGACGGGTACGTCGAAGTGCACGACCTGATGCGGACGTTCGCCCTGCGGCGCGTGCTCCCGGAGATCGCGGAAGCCGACCGCCAGGCGGCGGTGTCGCGGCTGCTCGAACACGTCGTGGGAACGGTCTTCGCCGCGGACGAGCTGACCGAGCCCCACCGCTTCCGGCCCGCGACCGGCGCGGCGCGGCCGTCGAGACTGCCCTTCGCGGACGCGGACGGCGCGCTGGCCTGGCTCGGCGCCCAATGGCCGGTGCTGGCCGACGTCGTGGCGCTCGCCGCGGACCACGGGCTGGGGCGGCGCTGCTGGCAGCTGGCGTTCATGCTCCGTGGTTTCTTCTTCCGCGAGAAGCTGTTCGAGCCGTGGATCCGCACACATCGGCGGGCGCTGGAGGCCGCCGACGGGCCCGGCGCGCAGGGCCTGATCCTGAACAACCTGGGCATGGCCTACGTCGAGTCCGGCGATGCCGCCGAGGCGATCCGCTGCCACCGGCTGGCCCAGGAGCGCTTCGCCGAGGCGCACGACGAGCGCGGACTGGTCGACGCGTTGTCCAGCCTCGCCTGGGCCCGGCTGTACGCGGGCGAGCCGGAGCCCGCGCTGGCCGACCTGAGACAGGTGCTCGAGGTCTACCGCCGCACCGGCCGCACCCGCAACGTCGTGATCGCCTTGCGGGGCATCGCGTACGCGTCCTCGGAGCTGGGCCGGCACGACGAAGCCGTTGCCTCGGCCGGGGAGGCGAACGACCTCGCCCAGCTCCCGGTGGACCAGGCGATGTCGGCCAACTGCCTGGCGTGGATGTGTTTCCGCGCCGGGCAGACGGATGCCGCCGAGCGCGGATACACCGCCGCGGCCGAGATCGCCGACCAGGCCGGCAGCGATTACGAGCGGGCACGGGCACTGCTCGGCCGGGGCAACGTCGCCGCGCGCCGGGGCGACCGCGAGGCCGCCGACCGCTGGTGGGCCGAGGCGGCGGCCTACCGCGTGAAGCTCGACCCGGCGGTGCTGGGGGAGGCCCGGATCCGGCTGGAGTCGCGCGTCTGA
- a CDS encoding LysR family transcriptional regulator, whose translation MLDVRRLRLLHELAQHGTVAATAEALRLTGPAVSQQLAALEREAGVPLLEKRGRRLALTAAGELLVSHTDVILSDLDAAESALAALRSDGAGTVRIVAFPSAARALVAPLWTKVPGVTLRLLEQEPEAAIGTLLRREADVALVHSYTLLPREAPARCEEHPIADDPVLLALPPSLARGLAPGQKVRLARFAGQPWLVPSKEFSCHAMIERACGAAGFVPEVVAEATDFAVLMALVAAGAGVALVPRMALPDVYGEVSLHPLVSPVTRRVYALTRMGTARRPDVRAVLTGLGA comes from the coding sequence ATGCTTGACGTCCGCCGTCTACGGCTGTTGCACGAGCTGGCGCAGCACGGCACGGTGGCTGCGACCGCCGAGGCGCTGCGGCTCACCGGGCCCGCGGTGTCGCAGCAGCTCGCCGCTTTGGAGCGTGAAGCGGGCGTGCCGCTGCTGGAGAAACGCGGCCGTCGGCTGGCGTTGACCGCTGCCGGGGAGCTGCTGGTGTCCCACACCGACGTGATCCTCAGCGATCTCGATGCCGCGGAATCGGCGTTGGCGGCGTTGCGCTCGGACGGCGCCGGCACCGTCCGGATAGTCGCCTTCCCTTCCGCGGCAAGGGCTCTCGTCGCTCCACTGTGGACGAAAGTGCCCGGGGTGACGCTACGGCTGCTGGAGCAGGAGCCGGAGGCCGCGATCGGCACGCTGCTGCGCCGGGAGGCGGATGTCGCGTTGGTGCACAGCTACACGCTGCTGCCGCGCGAGGCCCCCGCCCGCTGCGAGGAACACCCGATCGCCGACGATCCGGTGCTGCTCGCGCTCCCGCCGTCGCTGGCGCGGGGTCTCGCGCCGGGCCAGAAGGTGCGGCTCGCGCGGTTCGCCGGGCAGCCGTGGCTGGTGCCGTCGAAGGAGTTTTCCTGCCACGCCATGATCGAACGCGCCTGCGGAGCGGCGGGCTTCGTGCCCGAGGTGGTGGCTGAGGCTACGGATTTCGCTGTGCTCATGGCGCTGGTGGCGGCTGGTGCTGGGGTGGCGCTGGTCCCGCGGATGGCGTTGCCGGATGTGTATGGCGAGGTCAGTCTGCATCCGCTGGTGTCGCCGGTTACGCGTCGGGTGTATGCGCTGACGCGGATGGGCACCGCCCGTCGGCCGGACGTGCGGGCGGTGCTCACCGGGCTCGGCGCGTGA
- a CDS encoding DMT family transporter gives MNKATFALGGTVVLWASAFPAIRAGLDGYGALGLSFLRLAVASAALLAAAPFLGVRRPRAKDLPLIAVCGLTGMTAYQLLLNWGEVRVPAGTASLLVATAPVFSAVLAAVFLGERLGLRKIAGSAVALGGSALIALSGGDVGYSTAAWALLAAALVQATYHFCSKPLLRKYSGLEVACYAMWTGTLFSLPLAPAALHDLASAPPAADAAVLFLGLLPSALGFVLWGYGVARNTVTTATAALYLVPVVALAVAYVWLGEVPSAAELAGGAVSIGGVALIGLRRSRPKSVKAPFTASDAGKESLTAPQPGPGRGAP, from the coding sequence GTGAACAAAGCGACATTCGCCCTCGGCGGGACTGTGGTGCTGTGGGCGTCGGCCTTCCCGGCGATCCGGGCCGGGCTCGACGGCTACGGCGCCCTCGGCCTTTCGTTCCTGCGGCTGGCGGTGGCGTCGGCCGCGCTGCTGGCCGCGGCGCCGTTCCTCGGCGTGCGGCGGCCGCGCGCGAAGGACCTTCCGCTGATCGCGGTGTGCGGGCTGACCGGCATGACGGCGTACCAGCTGCTGCTCAACTGGGGCGAGGTCCGCGTGCCGGCCGGGACGGCAAGCCTGCTGGTCGCCACCGCGCCGGTGTTCAGCGCGGTACTGGCGGCCGTCTTCCTCGGCGAACGGCTGGGCCTGCGCAAGATCGCCGGCAGCGCCGTCGCGCTCGGCGGCTCCGCGCTGATCGCCCTCTCCGGGGGCGACGTCGGCTACTCGACCGCCGCGTGGGCGCTCCTGGCCGCCGCGCTGGTGCAGGCGACGTACCACTTTTGCAGCAAACCGCTGCTGCGGAAGTATTCCGGCCTCGAAGTCGCCTGTTACGCGATGTGGACCGGCACGCTCTTCTCCCTCCCTCTGGCCCCGGCCGCCCTCCACGACCTCGCGTCGGCACCGCCCGCGGCGGACGCGGCGGTCCTGTTCCTCGGCCTGCTGCCGTCCGCGCTGGGGTTTGTGCTGTGGGGTTACGGCGTCGCCCGCAACACCGTCACCACGGCGACGGCCGCGCTCTACCTCGTGCCCGTCGTGGCGCTCGCGGTCGCGTACGTCTGGCTCGGCGAGGTCCCCAGCGCGGCCGAGCTGGCCGGCGGCGCGGTGAGCATCGGCGGCGTCGCGCTGATCGGCCTGCGCCGGTCGCGCCCTAAGTCCGTTAAGGCCCCCTTCACCGCGTCGGACGCGGGCAAGGAGTCCTTGACGGCGCCGCAGCCGGGGCCGGGCCGCGGCGCACCGTAG
- a CDS encoding GPR1/FUN34/YaaH family transporter: MTTLDASTESVPRVPAQPTAEAAPAAAPAADPMMIGLPSFVVGSVALGLVLIGYVPAAAVGASLAVIIAATGIGLLIAAGWAAAVGQSAVAGVFGIFSGFWLSYALLVLGLTHSWFGVPTAAAVDTQGLFLISWLVVVGMLTLATLRLPVTYTILFALIEVALALVLAGTVNGSAGTLQVGGIVVLVFAAVGVYLFFSTASTATGGSALPLGPPLVR; encoded by the coding sequence ATGACCACCCTCGATGCCAGTACCGAAAGCGTCCCCCGTGTCCCGGCCCAGCCCACCGCCGAAGCCGCCCCGGCTGCGGCGCCGGCCGCCGACCCGATGATGATCGGACTACCCAGCTTCGTGGTGGGTTCGGTCGCGCTCGGCCTCGTCCTGATCGGGTACGTGCCCGCCGCCGCGGTCGGCGCGTCGCTCGCCGTCATCATCGCCGCGACGGGCATCGGCCTGCTGATCGCGGCCGGCTGGGCCGCCGCCGTCGGCCAGAGCGCCGTGGCCGGCGTGTTCGGCATCTTCTCCGGATTCTGGCTGAGCTACGCGCTGCTCGTGCTCGGCCTGACGCACAGCTGGTTCGGCGTCCCCACGGCCGCGGCCGTGGACACCCAGGGCCTGTTCCTCATCTCCTGGCTGGTCGTGGTCGGCATGCTGACGCTGGCCACGCTGCGGCTGCCGGTGACGTACACGATCCTGTTCGCGCTGATCGAGGTCGCGCTCGCACTGGTGCTGGCCGGCACCGTGAACGGCTCGGCGGGCACGCTGCAGGTCGGCGGCATCGTGGTGCTGGTGTTCGCCGCCGTCGGCGTCTACCTGTTCTTCAGCACGGCCTCGACGGCGACCGGCGGGTCCGCCCTGCCGCTCGGCCCGCCGCTGGTGCGCTGA
- a CDS encoding RraA family protein, with protein sequence MTDARGFLSLSPTSLADVLDRGQVMDLGIRPLWSPMPRVAGPAYTVRCPAGDNLMLHAAIHRAEPGSVIVVEAGDVDYALAGGNVCAVAHRRGIAAFVLDGVIRDLAEIRELGFPVFARGVIPIPGVKGTLTPLNEPVRCGGVTVHTGDIVVADEEGIVVTPAARADQVLADASAKQAKEEAETLDEWAAAHRDKVEKVLREQGFTG encoded by the coding sequence ATGACCGACGCCCGTGGCTTCCTGTCCCTGTCCCCCACCTCGCTGGCCGACGTGCTCGACCGCGGCCAGGTGATGGACCTCGGCATCCGCCCGCTGTGGTCGCCGATGCCGCGGGTCGCGGGCCCGGCGTACACGGTGCGCTGCCCGGCGGGCGACAACCTGATGCTGCACGCGGCGATCCACCGCGCGGAGCCGGGCTCGGTCATCGTCGTCGAGGCGGGCGATGTGGACTACGCGCTCGCCGGCGGCAACGTCTGCGCTGTCGCCCACCGCCGTGGCATCGCCGCGTTTGTGCTCGACGGCGTGATCCGCGACCTCGCCGAAATCCGCGAACTCGGCTTCCCGGTCTTCGCCCGCGGCGTGATTCCCATCCCCGGCGTCAAAGGCACTCTCACGCCGCTGAACGAGCCGGTCCGCTGCGGCGGCGTCACGGTGCACACCGGCGACATCGTGGTCGCCGACGAAGAGGGCATCGTGGTCACCCCCGCCGCCCGCGCCGACCAGGTGCTCGCCGACGCCTCCGCCAAGCAGGCCAAGGAAGAAGCCGAAACGCTCGACGAGTGGGCCGCCGCCCACCGCGACAAGGTCGAGAAGGTCCTGCGCGAGCAAGGCTTCACCGGCTGA
- a CDS encoding Pr6Pr family membrane protein, translated as MTSRPAVLTLSRWWHGLIAAVIAVSLVIQIVLVFQGGEDANSGDTGSAVSVGVRLWRLFSYFTIQSNLILLAAALVLAARPAFDGRVWRVVRLDALLGILITGLVYAIVLAPDIHLTGWALTATIGFHYLSPWAAVAAWLLLGPRPGTGSWGTVAAAFLWPVAWLVYIFVQGAFTHWYPYPFMDVTKIGFGTAVRNALLVVVVALVFAALVKLLDRRLPALQRREAADPPAETRLGSGAGQPAREGRSS; from the coding sequence GTGACCAGTCGCCCCGCTGTCCTGACGTTGTCGCGCTGGTGGCACGGGCTGATCGCCGCGGTGATCGCCGTGTCGCTGGTGATCCAGATCGTGCTGGTGTTCCAGGGCGGTGAGGACGCGAACTCCGGCGACACGGGCTCGGCGGTGAGCGTCGGCGTCCGGCTGTGGCGGCTGTTCAGCTACTTCACCATCCAGAGCAACCTGATCCTGCTGGCCGCCGCGCTGGTGCTGGCCGCGCGGCCGGCGTTCGACGGCCGCGTCTGGCGGGTGGTGCGGCTCGACGCGTTACTCGGCATCCTCATCACCGGCCTGGTGTACGCGATCGTGCTGGCGCCGGACATCCACCTCACCGGCTGGGCGCTGACCGCGACCATCGGCTTCCACTACCTCTCGCCGTGGGCCGCGGTCGCCGCGTGGCTGCTGCTCGGGCCGAGGCCCGGGACCGGCAGCTGGGGCACGGTCGCGGCGGCGTTCCTCTGGCCGGTGGCGTGGCTGGTCTACATCTTCGTGCAGGGCGCGTTCACGCACTGGTACCCGTACCCGTTCATGGACGTCACCAAGATCGGCTTCGGCACGGCCGTGCGCAACGCGCTGCTGGTGGTCGTGGTCGCGCTGGTCTTCGCCGCGCTGGTGAAGCTGCTCGACCGGCGGCTGCCCGCCCTGCAGCGCCGCGAAGCCGCCGACCCGCCCGCCGAAACCCGGCTAGGGTCGGGTGCGGGGCAACCGGCCCGCGAAGGACGGAGCAGCTGA
- a CDS encoding alpha/beta fold hydrolase: protein MVSTVRVPGLVLTEHEFRVPLDHSRPDGERITVFAREVAAPDGLDRPFLVFLQGGPGQEAPRPAGAPPAWLARALRDYRVLLLDQRGTGRSTPVGTLPGKTPAEQAAYLTHFRADSIVRDAELIRAELGVEQWSVLGQSFGGFCVLTYLSQSPGGLREAFFTGGVPPLRPDPDDIYRATFATILERNRRYYERYPADRERVRALHKRLDAGEIELLGGTPFTSRLFRLLGSGLGMSDGAEALHYLLERDPDSPAFAHDAAAALPFSARNPLYVLVHEAGYADGGATRWSAARVRPPVFDEDVTLFSGEHVYPWLLTDLPGLAPLREAAEILAEHEWPRLYDEEALRNCEVPCAAAIYAEDAYVDRAFSEQTARLIPTLRPWLTNEYEHNALRAAGDVVLGRLIDLVRGRA from the coding sequence ATGGTTTCCACTGTGCGCGTCCCCGGCCTCGTCCTGACCGAGCACGAGTTCCGGGTGCCCCTCGACCACAGCCGGCCCGACGGCGAGCGGATCACCGTGTTCGCCCGCGAGGTGGCCGCCCCGGACGGCCTGGACCGCCCGTTCCTGGTGTTCCTGCAGGGCGGCCCGGGGCAGGAGGCGCCGCGGCCCGCAGGCGCGCCGCCGGCCTGGCTGGCCCGCGCCCTGCGTGACTACCGGGTGCTGCTGCTCGACCAGCGCGGCACCGGCCGGTCGACGCCCGTGGGCACGCTGCCGGGCAAGACGCCGGCCGAGCAGGCGGCGTACCTGACCCATTTCCGGGCCGATTCGATCGTGCGGGACGCGGAGCTGATCCGGGCCGAGCTGGGCGTCGAGCAGTGGAGCGTGCTGGGCCAGTCGTTCGGTGGTTTCTGTGTGCTGACCTACCTTTCGCAGTCGCCCGGCGGGCTGCGGGAGGCGTTTTTCACCGGCGGCGTGCCGCCGCTGCGGCCGGATCCGGACGACATCTACCGGGCCACCTTCGCCACGATCCTCGAGCGAAACCGCCGCTACTACGAGCGTTACCCGGCCGACCGCGAGCGCGTGCGGGCGCTGCACAAGCGGCTCGACGCGGGCGAGATCGAGCTGCTCGGCGGCACCCCGTTCACCTCACGCCTGTTCCGCCTGCTGGGCAGCGGGCTCGGCATGAGCGACGGCGCCGAGGCGCTGCACTACCTGCTGGAGCGTGACCCGGACTCCCCCGCGTTCGCGCACGACGCGGCGGCCGCGTTGCCGTTCTCCGCGCGAAACCCGCTGTACGTCCTGGTCCACGAGGCCGGTTACGCCGACGGCGGCGCCACCCGCTGGTCCGCCGCCCGCGTCCGCCCGCCCGTGTTCGACGAGGACGTGACGCTGTTCAGCGGCGAGCACGTGTACCCGTGGCTGCTCACGGACCTGCCCGGCCTGGCGCCGCTGCGCGAAGCGGCCGAGATCCTCGCCGAACACGAGTGGCCGCGCCTGTACGACGAAGAAGCCCTGCGAAACTGCGAAGTCCCTTGCGCCGCAGCCATTTACGCCGAGGACGCGTACGTGGACCGCGCCTTCTCCGAGCAGACCGCCCGCCTCATCCCGACCCTGCGCCCCTGGCTGACCAACGAATACGAGCACAACGCCCTCCGCGCCGCGGGCGACGTGGTCCTCGGCCGGCTGATCGACCTGGTGCGGGGCCGCGCCTGA
- a CDS encoding S53 family peptidase yields MNAPSPVVLPGSARSELAGAEVLRPVEPSGTVTATVLLRRRAELDPELVTGPATITPAELAERYGAAEEDLQRVQEVLTGAGLTITDTHAGSRRVSVSGTAQAMATFFGTELNVVRSTTPGGGAFEHRARSGDLHLPAELADVVVGVLGLDDRPQSRAQFRLHAQPAASQGFTPDQLGQLYAFPDGTDGTGQTVAIIELGGGFKPGDLTTYFGGLKITPPQVTAVEVDGAKNAPTGDPSSADGEVLLDIEVVGALAPRAAQLVYFAPNTDQGFLDAVSTAVHATPTPTAVSISWGQSEDAWTGQARTAMDQAFADAAALGVTVCVASGDNGSTDGQSDNAQHVDFPASSPHALACGGTRLEATPPATITAETVWNTTGGGSTGGGVSDAFPPPAFQTTAGVPARAGGGTGRGVPDVAGNADPATGYRILVDGQESVIGGTSAVAPLWAALLCRLAQSAGRRFGLVHTQLYGGVKPGTVQPGFRDITSGTNGAYSASGGWDACTGLGSPDGAALLKALGGTAKK; encoded by the coding sequence CCGCCACCATCACGCCGGCCGAGCTGGCCGAGCGTTACGGTGCGGCTGAGGAAGATCTCCAGCGCGTGCAGGAGGTGCTCACCGGAGCGGGCCTCACGATCACCGACACGCACGCCGGATCACGGCGGGTTTCCGTCAGCGGAACGGCGCAGGCCATGGCGACGTTCTTCGGGACCGAGCTGAACGTGGTGCGGTCCACCACCCCCGGTGGCGGCGCTTTCGAGCACCGCGCCCGGTCCGGCGACCTGCACCTGCCCGCCGAGCTGGCGGACGTCGTGGTCGGGGTGCTGGGCCTGGACGACCGTCCGCAGAGCCGCGCCCAGTTCCGCCTGCACGCGCAGCCCGCCGCGTCGCAGGGCTTCACCCCGGATCAGCTGGGCCAGCTCTACGCGTTCCCAGACGGCACGGACGGCACGGGCCAGACCGTCGCCATCATCGAACTGGGCGGCGGCTTCAAGCCCGGGGACCTCACCACTTACTTCGGCGGCCTCAAGATCACCCCGCCGCAGGTCACCGCCGTCGAGGTCGACGGCGCCAAGAACGCTCCCACCGGCGACCCCTCGTCGGCCGACGGCGAGGTGCTGCTGGACATCGAGGTGGTCGGCGCGCTCGCCCCGCGGGCCGCCCAGCTCGTCTACTTCGCGCCGAACACCGACCAGGGTTTCCTCGACGCCGTGAGCACCGCCGTGCACGCCACCCCGACGCCGACCGCGGTCAGCATCAGCTGGGGCCAGTCCGAGGACGCGTGGACCGGCCAGGCGCGGACCGCGATGGACCAGGCCTTCGCCGACGCCGCCGCGCTCGGGGTGACCGTGTGCGTCGCCAGCGGTGACAACGGCAGCACCGACGGCCAGTCCGACAACGCGCAGCACGTCGACTTCCCGGCGTCCAGCCCGCACGCCCTGGCCTGCGGCGGCACCCGCCTCGAGGCCACCCCGCCTGCCACGATCACGGCCGAAACGGTCTGGAACACCACCGGCGGCGGCTCGACCGGCGGCGGCGTCAGCGACGCGTTCCCGCCCCCCGCGTTCCAGACCACGGCAGGCGTGCCGGCGCGCGCGGGCGGCGGCACCGGACGCGGCGTCCCCGACGTCGCGGGCAACGCGGACCCGGCCACCGGCTACCGGATCCTGGTCGACGGCCAGGAATCGGTGATCGGCGGGACCAGCGCGGTCGCGCCGTTGTGGGCCGCGCTGCTCTGCCGGCTCGCCCAATCCGCCGGCCGCCGGTTCGGGCTCGTCCACACGCAGCTCTACGGCGGCGTGAAGCCGGGCACGGTCCAGCCCGGTTTCCGCGACATCACCTCCGGAACCAACGGCGCGTACTCGGCCTCCGGTGGCTGGGATGCTTGTACCGGCCTCGGCTCACCGGATGGCGCCGCGTTGCTGAAAGCGCTCGGGGGGACGGCAAAGAAGTAG